In one window of Tolypothrix sp. PCC 7712 DNA:
- a CDS encoding heavy metal-responsive transcriptional regulator, whose product MLVQEEPKLIGNVAKSSGVPIKTIRYYEELGLLKSSARTEGGFRLFNSDVLERLHFIKRAQSLGLSLSEIKEFLNVHDGGELPCEHIKIKLEDKIKAIDEQIHQLLILRQELSGLVSGWETIPENPEKTICPIIERN is encoded by the coding sequence ATGCTAGTCCAAGAAGAGCCAAAACTCATTGGTAATGTTGCCAAGTCTAGCGGTGTACCTATTAAAACTATTCGCTACTATGAAGAACTTGGTCTACTCAAATCATCAGCAAGAACAGAAGGCGGATTTAGATTATTTAACTCTGATGTTTTGGAGCGACTGCACTTTATTAAACGCGCTCAAAGCTTAGGATTAAGCTTGTCAGAAATTAAGGAATTTTTAAATGTTCATGATGGAGGGGAATTACCTTGTGAGCATATAAAAATTAAACTAGAAGATAAGATTAAAGCTATTGATGAACAAATTCATCAATTACTGATTTTGAGACAAGAATTATCAGGATTAGTTTCTGGTTGGGAAACCATACCTGAAAATCCTGAAAAAACAATTTGTCCTATTATTGAAAGAAATTAA
- a CDS encoding heavy-metal-associated domain-containing protein, giving the protein MTLQLTVPKLACSACANTITKAIQSIESTAKVQADPKTKLVSIETQAPETKIKEVIAAIGYPSV; this is encoded by the coding sequence ATGACACTGCAACTAACAGTTCCCAAACTCGCTTGTTCTGCTTGTGCGAATACTATCACCAAAGCAATTCAATCAATTGAGTCTACAGCCAAAGTGCAAGCTGATCCAAAAACAAAACTTGTCAGTATAGAAACTCAAGCACCTGAGACTAAGATTAAAGAAGTAATAGCTGCTATAGGCTATCCATCTGTTTAG
- a CDS encoding thioredoxin family protein: MTKRQIEIFTADCPLCDETVQMVQELTCPDCEVSVYNLRQEQEKAQQYGVNAVPAIAINGKLVLTGKPNLEQLRAAGVGQPLN, encoded by the coding sequence ATGACAAAACGTCAAATTGAGATTTTTACAGCTGACTGTCCTCTTTGTGATGAGACGGTGCAAATGGTGCAAGAACTGACTTGTCCTGATTGTGAAGTATCAGTTTATAACTTGCGACAAGAGCAAGAGAAAGCCCAGCAGTATGGAGTAAATGCAGTACCAGCGATCGCAATTAATGGAAAACTTGTCTTAACTGGTAAACCAAATCTAGAACAGTTGCGAGCAGCTGGTGTAGGTCAACCCCTAAATTAG
- a CDS encoding heavy metal-responsive transcriptional regulator, whose product MIAVVKQVCCEVSSPKKLLKIGELAKQTDVAVGTIRYYEGLGLIKPVERSESGYRYYDCEAINRLQFIKKAQSLQFSLSEIQQVLGIRSQGDPACPLVRDLLKQKIAHLEKQIYRMKELKDELEAYQQRWENRPLDNPCNKELCSLIEEVACSDIPVHNFRDS is encoded by the coding sequence ATGATTGCTGTCGTGAAACAAGTTTGCTGTGAAGTATCATCCCCAAAAAAGCTGCTAAAAATTGGTGAGCTGGCGAAGCAAACTGATGTGGCAGTGGGAACAATTCGGTATTACGAAGGCTTGGGCTTGATAAAACCAGTTGAAAGAAGTGAAAGTGGCTACCGTTATTACGACTGTGAGGCAATCAACAGGCTGCAATTCATCAAAAAAGCCCAATCTTTACAGTTTTCCCTGTCTGAAATTCAACAGGTGCTAGGCATTCGTTCCCAAGGCGACCCTGCTTGTCCCCTCGTTCGGGATTTACTCAAACAAAAAATTGCTCATCTTGAGAAGCAAATTTATCGCATGAAGGAACTGAAAGATGAGCTAGAGGCATATCAACAACGTTGGGAAAACCGGCCTTTGGATAATCCCTGTAATAAAGAGCTTTGTAGCTTGATTGAGGAAGTTGCCTGCTCTGATATACCTGTTCACAATTTCCGAGACTCGTAA
- a CDS encoding ParM/StbA family protein gives MPKTKEKIDVKKIVITIDMGASKTKAIVQEYPEGKPVVLLLDSEIADVAKASVESVQQEGSPESRAWVGIGDEYFALGELARRRFGGISQLRELKYELAIPKICGAFWLAKEKLNLGNDVAAYLSVLLPPGEVQDKEQLQIRLKDTFRGFDTPAGKMRVKMLRYDAASEGSGIFFHRRRTLGDNMPASMYVMLGYRNASIFTFRSGSIGAGITSNFGMYWLVNNFTSKTSGLSSDNSNIIEVLIEAGASCDPQVMKKLSRKRKDDEIQLDGESMSKALLLARDEYWRAIARWLRSKMDEDIEELVFCGGTADYIRPEIDAYFQKEGMKVSWHGNIFIPDEISSGMDNRMADVWAFHQHMIIQFDKLTGYIRSEVVPLNKSVEGNTNNTGEEVKRKYNFTPCERPSTFIAVNENV, from the coding sequence ATGCCCAAAACTAAGGAGAAAATAGACGTAAAAAAGATAGTAATTACGATTGATATGGGTGCAAGTAAAACCAAGGCTATCGTTCAGGAGTATCCAGAGGGAAAGCCAGTTGTTTTACTTTTAGACTCAGAAATAGCAGATGTTGCTAAAGCCTCAGTTGAAAGCGTCCAACAAGAAGGTAGTCCTGAATCTCGTGCTTGGGTAGGGATAGGCGATGAGTATTTCGCCTTGGGAGAACTTGCCCGTCGTCGGTTTGGGGGTATATCGCAACTGAGGGAGTTAAAATACGAACTAGCAATCCCCAAAATTTGCGGAGCATTTTGGCTGGCTAAGGAGAAGTTGAACCTGGGTAATGATGTTGCAGCTTACCTGAGTGTCCTGCTGCCGCCGGGTGAAGTGCAAGACAAGGAACAGTTACAAATTCGGTTGAAGGATACGTTTCGGGGGTTTGATACACCAGCAGGTAAGATGCGGGTGAAAATGCTTCGTTATGATGCAGCTTCTGAGGGTAGTGGAATATTTTTCCACCGTAGGCGAACGCTTGGCGACAATATGCCTGCTTCCATGTATGTGATGCTTGGTTATCGTAACGCAAGTATTTTCACCTTTCGGAGTGGTTCAATTGGTGCGGGAATAACCAGTAATTTTGGTATGTATTGGCTGGTGAATAATTTCACTTCTAAGACATCGGGACTAAGCTCTGATAATTCCAATATTATTGAGGTACTGATAGAAGCTGGAGCCAGTTGTGACCCCCAGGTGATGAAGAAACTTTCACGCAAGCGCAAAGACGATGAGATTCAACTTGATGGCGAGTCGATGTCCAAAGCTTTATTACTTGCTAGAGATGAATATTGGCGTGCGATCGCTAGGTGGTTGCGCTCAAAGATGGATGAGGATATTGAAGAACTGGTATTTTGCGGAGGAACTGCGGATTACATTCGTCCTGAAATAGATGCTTACTTCCAGAAAGAGGGGATGAAAGTATCCTGGCACGGTAATATTTTTATACCTGATGAAATATCTTCTGGTATGGACAATCGGATGGCGGATGTCTGGGCTTTCCACCAGCACATGATTATTCAGTTTGATAAGTTGACTGGTTATATACGCTCTGAGGTTGTACCGTTAAATAAATCTGTTGAAGGTAATACAAATAATACAGGTGAAGAAGTCAAACGTAAGTATAACTTTACTCCTTGTGAGCGGCCTAGTACCTTTATTGCTGTAAACGAGAATGTTTGA
- a CDS encoding plasmid mobilization protein: MSGIEIVHCCETYRYPPVSEYGPRLCVPFSPVVKQGMVNDPVKRTKSIKVYLFEEEKTSIEEKATATGVTASEYLRSCGLRRVLTAKPSADLITIRATAGNLKSELMMLSHLAKETNNQQILDTVNKAIALVDQTIAAAFNIDVPDKSPSSQDK; this comes from the coding sequence TTGTCTGGGATTGAGATCGTACACTGTTGTGAAACTTACCGTTATCCGCCAGTGTCGGAGTATGGCCCCAGACTGTGCGTGCCATTTAGTCCTGTAGTGAAACAAGGTATGGTAAATGACCCCGTAAAGCGAACTAAATCCATCAAGGTATACCTCTTTGAGGAAGAAAAAACTAGCATTGAGGAAAAAGCCACCGCCACAGGGGTAACTGCATCTGAGTATTTACGTTCCTGTGGATTAAGGCGGGTACTAACGGCAAAACCGTCTGCCGACTTGATAACTATCCGCGCTACTGCTGGAAACCTTAAAAGCGAACTGATGATGTTATCTCACTTAGCGAAAGAAACAAACAACCAGCAAATTTTGGATACTGTTAATAAGGCGATCGCACTTGTAGATCAGACCATCGCAGCTGCATTTAACATAGACGTTCCCGATAAATCACCCTCAAGCCAAGATAAATAA
- a CDS encoding relaxase/mobilization nuclease domain-containing protein, with translation MIPVIYKKPNFLDTLKYVLGKDDAAIVDTNMMGTKPNEFNQQFLTIKYTNKAVKRQCAHLIISIAHRPNYHEHLSNSQYSYVAREYLKDMGYLPKEESSVGATSQFVAVRHHDRHHEHLHIIASRIRLDGSLVNDSYDYFNSQVSTRRIAAELGLEVTPTTNEAVSFKLEQEYGIITLTSPNRSKSIRAVNSKHKTPTSKEIIRQAIGEAIKDSPTVSTFIQRLEENNIGVLPKMQGQELLGFTYIHNDVKIAGYQVYKPYSWNKLRSEYGIMYDPDKDIEVIQKAKAKAIARINSIILSNNDYLYSDKPTNSSTSDSNGDTDSNSKTLVSTYTLNSNYPSEIPVIQSKLLEDKPTLKANNTKKQVQPHPQKQYPQQDISEENGLTAKQFLEEQSSPVPPSLNLLPSTLKHLPSIITDYMLVTNNFRIKGRELSASLDSNTLSVYRHGDNTPVMQTCYSHGNWYEEIQTRLTTNEIEQIESLRFFTQQVLMNKQRSQRGIEQ, from the coding sequence TTGATTCCCGTCATCTACAAAAAACCCAATTTTCTCGATACGCTCAAGTATGTCTTGGGGAAAGATGATGCTGCGATTGTCGATACTAATATGATGGGAACAAAGCCAAATGAATTTAACCAGCAGTTTCTCACCATCAAGTACACCAACAAAGCAGTTAAACGGCAGTGCGCTCACCTCATCATCTCAATCGCACACCGCCCGAACTACCACGAGCATTTATCCAACAGTCAGTACAGTTATGTAGCAAGAGAATATCTCAAGGATATGGGATACTTGCCCAAGGAAGAATCATCTGTAGGAGCTACCAGTCAGTTCGTTGCAGTACGCCACCACGATCGCCACCACGAACACCTGCACATAATCGCCTCCCGGATTCGGTTAGATGGCAGCTTAGTTAATGATTCCTATGATTATTTCAACTCCCAAGTCTCAACTAGACGCATCGCAGCGGAACTAGGATTAGAGGTGACACCGACAACAAATGAAGCTGTGTCCTTTAAGTTAGAACAAGAGTACGGAATAATTACACTCACCAGCCCCAACCGATCAAAAAGCATTAGAGCAGTCAACAGTAAGCACAAAACCCCAACCAGTAAGGAAATTATTCGCCAAGCAATAGGAGAAGCCATTAAGGACAGTCCCACCGTCTCTACCTTCATTCAACGCCTGGAGGAAAACAACATTGGAGTATTGCCTAAGATGCAGGGGCAAGAACTACTAGGCTTTACCTACATTCATAATGATGTAAAAATTGCTGGTTATCAAGTATACAAACCTTATAGCTGGAACAAACTGCGGTCTGAATATGGAATCATGTACGACCCAGATAAAGATATAGAAGTAATTCAAAAAGCTAAAGCCAAAGCAATTGCTCGCATAAATAGCATAATTTTAAGTAATAATGATTACTTATATAGTGATAAACCTACTAATAGCAGTACAAGTGATAGCAATGGTGATACCGATAGTAACTCCAAAACACTTGTTAGTACATATACACTAAACAGTAATTATCCAAGTGAGATTCCAGTAATACAATCCAAATTATTGGAAGACAAACCCACATTGAAAGCAAATAATACTAAGAAGCAAGTTCAGCCGCATCCCCAAAAACAGTACCCACAACAGGATATTTCAGAAGAAAATGGTCTTACTGCTAAACAATTCCTGGAAGAGCAATCTTCCCCTGTTCCTCCTTCTCTTAACCTTCTGCCTTCTACTCTCAAACATCTGCCTTCTATAATCACTGACTATATGCTTGTTACCAATAACTTCCGTATCAAAGGACGGGAGTTGAGTGCCAGCTTAGATAGCAATACTCTGAGTGTTTACCGTCATGGGGATAATACTCCTGTGATGCAAACCTGCTACAGTCATGGAAACTGGTATGAAGAGATACAAACTCGATTAACAACAAATGAAATCGAGCAGATTGAAAGCCTGCGTTTCTTTACGCAACAAGTATTAATGAATAAACAGCGATCGCAAAGAGGTATTGAGCAATAG
- a CDS encoding sulfite exporter TauE/SafE family protein: MLTIQLLILMTIFLIASVISVITGSTSLITVPVMLQFGIESRTALATNMFALTLMSIGGTLPFIGKGVIDRPRLPLLIFLTLTSSILGALLVLIVPSKSIPLVISISMILVTVLSIANKNAGVVPAEAIPSQAAEIVGYIATFIIGIYGGFFSGGYVTLLTAAYVMLFRMTFVQAIATTKLINIFSSLIATLIFMMQGLVDYKLGIILGFTMFIGGIIGGRITLSLSSIWLQRIYLTVVTILTIVTLRKSLQPNQSTSTISQFTPLV, from the coding sequence TTGCTAACTATTCAATTACTTATTCTAATGACAATTTTTTTGATAGCAAGCGTCATCAGCGTCATCACTGGCAGCACTTCTTTAATTACTGTACCTGTAATGCTTCAGTTCGGAATTGAATCACGCACTGCTCTTGCTACTAATATGTTTGCATTAACATTAATGAGCATTGGTGGCACATTACCTTTTATTGGTAAAGGAGTAATTGACCGTCCTCGCTTACCATTATTGATTTTTCTAACGCTTACATCATCAATTTTGGGAGCATTGCTTGTTCTGATTGTACCTTCAAAATCAATACCACTTGTTATCTCTATCTCAATGATTTTAGTTACGGTATTATCAATTGCTAACAAGAATGCTGGAGTAGTCCCAGCAGAAGCAATACCCTCACAGGCAGCAGAAATTGTAGGCTATATAGCCACTTTTATAATTGGTATTTATGGTGGCTTTTTTAGTGGTGGTTATGTGACTTTACTAACAGCAGCCTATGTAATGCTATTTCGCATGACATTTGTTCAAGCAATAGCAACAACTAAGCTTATTAATATATTTTCCTCACTCATTGCTACTTTAATATTTATGATGCAAGGACTTGTAGATTACAAGTTAGGTATAATTCTTGGTTTTACAATGTTCATAGGCGGAATTATTGGCGGACGTATTACCCTAAGCTTGAGTAGTATCTGGCTACAACGTATCTACCTTACAGTTGTGACTATTCTTACAATCGTCACACTACGTAAATCCCTACAACCTAATCAGTCAACTAGTACTATTAGTCAATTTACACCTTTAGTTTAA